The region tgGCCTGGGTCACCCGATCGGGGAAGACTGAGCTGGCCGAGCCCATCGCTGTCAGACCTACCAGTGAGACAGGTCAGCACCGCACCGCTCTCAAAAACCCGAAACCCTGTCactcctgtttgtttttaagaGTAAAACATGTTGCTGTATTTTAAGGTGCAGCACACCATTAACCTTCTGGAATGTTTCTATGTCAAAATtctatgtcagtgttctagaacccctcCGCTgtcagtcaccagcagtgattgttacatcggcACCGGAATGTtctgttaagaacattctgatcactAATTGTCACACCTTGGTTCAGCCTAATGAGAGCACTGAGAAGGAAACCCTTTAGATCAGCAAAATGGAGTCTGAGGCCCATTCATCATCTGTAGTCTGTATCCTGTCTTGTCCGTCACTGTGAGGTTATAAACATGTCCGTTGCCAGGGAACCCCCAGGCATTGTGCCTGTGAGTCATGCTTTGGATCGCGAGGTGCACCGCCCCCCCTGACGTCGTAGAACGTGATTAAAGCAGAGAAACGGCTACAGACAAATGCCCCCAAACGTTATCAAGCGATGAACATGCCCAATAATCTGATGTGCTGAGAGGTTAAAGTGTCACTGTGACACTCCCTTCAGCAGGCTGTGATACATACAGCCCTGTTTTGTGCACCTTTGGCTGGCCTATTTGAAATTGGCTTACTTGAATGACCATGCCTTTTTAAGACGTTCATGGCTTGAAGGCATAAACTGAatcttctctctcgctctcgctctcgctctctctctctgcagtcatGTACCCTGCCTATGCCAAGTGGGTCCAGTCGCACAGAGATCTGCCCATCAAACTCAACCAGTGGTGCAACGTGGTGGTGAGTCCCTGATCATTGTTGCAGATAATGGCAATCGTCTGGTGAATTGTTTTATTCCTAACAGTGTCCATCTTCCGCCCCTGTCTCAGAGGTGGGAGTTCAAGCACCCGCAGCCCTTCCTGAGGACCCGCGAGTTCCTGTGGCAGGAGGGCCACACCGCCTTCGCCACCAAGGAGGAGGCTGCAGAGGAGGTGAGCTCCTCATCATGCACGTTTGTTCCGGAACCATCTCATTGCACACATTTATTCAGAGACGTTCcctttgagtgtgtttgttccGGAACGGTCTCATTGTACACAGTCGGTCTGGAGTCTTCTCGTTGCACCCGGTTGTTCCGGAACCTTCTCATTGCACACAGTTGTTCCGGAACCTTCTTGTTGCACACACTTGTTCCGGAACCTTCTTGTTGCACACATGTTCTAGGACCTTTTCAGGCTGTCGGACATGGAGGTGCAGGTGATTCCTGCAAAGCAATCGCCTTCCCCCAAACTTTCTGTACCTGACGTGACGGGTGTTTGGATCAAACCTTCAGGAGTTGTGACCGCATGTTGGCCATTGTTCTGTCTCCCCAGGTGCTGCAGATCTTGGACCTGTACGCGCGGGTCTACGAGGAGCTGATGGCCATCCCCGTGGTGAAGGGGCGGAAGACCGAGAAGGAGAAGTTTGCGGGAGGAGACTACACCACCACCGTGGAAGCCTTCATCTCAGCCAGCGGGAGGGCCATTCAGGTACGACCACTCCTGGAGAGACGACAGTCTGGAGGGCTGCAATGTATCAAATATTTCTATacaacaaaaatagaaaaatattgcCCCTAGGTTGAACAGCTGTCAGTGTTtaatacacacagaaaaataaagtaaaatacaagATGATCAGCATGGTTGTATCGGTCCTGTGGTGCAGTAAACTTACATAAAACAGCCTTAACAGGACCAGAGGGGCGACTGATTAACAAAGCTCAGGGAAACCGGTAAAAATTTAAATCACCGTGGCAGCTGACACTCAAAATGTGAACATGCAAATGTGAATTGATTAAACTGACTGCGGGAGGCACCTGTAGCCCTGTCCTGCAGCAGGTGTGCAGGTACGGTGGTGCACTGTATTGCAAGAATGTAAGAGCTGCCACTCTAATTGAGACTGACAGCTTGGCAGAGTGGATGGATTCTCCTGCGTTTCCACTCCTCTCACAGGGACCCCATCGGGACACACCCTGACCAGTAACACACCCCTGAGGAGGGAGTGTTCattcctgtctgtctctgtgactcAGCCGTTCTCGTAATGTGGTGACATTTGTGGTCTTCGTTCGCTAGTTTCGTTTCGTGCATATTGCAGTACCaagaacacaggaacacatcAGAATTGGCCACTGATGCTAAAGCATATATATGCTTTTGTGTACTTCAGAGGGAACGTGTTATGGCAAGTTGTCATAGGCTGTAAAGGGGCTGTTAAACTGctaatacaggtgtgtgtgtgtgtgtgtgtgtgtgtgtgtgtgtgtgtgtgcattctttctccttttcttttatgttaatgttttttttctttcttactcTGTGAGATTCCAGGAATCCGGCGGTTCTGGTTTAGGTTTTCCAGAGGAATCACGGCTTtccctaccccctccccccctctctctgtctctctctcagggtgccACCTCTCATCACCTGGGGCAGAACTTCGCCCGCATGTTTGAGATCATGTTCGAGGACCCCAAGAAGCCGGGCGAGAAGCAGTTCGCCTTCCAGAACTCCTGGGGCCTGACCACTCGCACCATCGGGGTCCTCACCATGGTGCACGGGGACAACCGGGGGCTGGTGCTCCCCCCACGCGTCGCCTGTctgcaggtgaggggggggggggtcacggtggggtgagggaggggttcAGTGCCCCCGCTGGACTCTCTCCCAAAGCACATGTGTGTGACGGATAATGTGAAATCATTCGTAACAGACAGGCCACctatggcctagtggctaatgtgcttgactgggacctgggaggttggtggttcaagctccagtgtTGTCACAGTAAGATAGTTACAGCTattagggcccttgagcaaggcccttaacccccccatgggggattggcccctgcttagtctaaaagcATTAGCTAAGCAactattgttacattacattatattacattaatggcatttggcagacactcttatacaGAGTGatatacaacaaagtgcaaagtgcatacccataaccagagataagtgcactgaaagaccctagagaccCGAAGTAATGAGTTTGTGTTATTTCACACAAATTCAGTAGTTTTCGTGCATTTTCCAGCCTGACACTCGTATttgttattaaataaaataagaaaagggAAACGGTGCGGCTGCTGAGGAACGTGCAGTGTGTACCTGGGGGTGAATCTGTGTGTCCGCTGTTCCCTCGCCCGTGTCTcaggtgtagtgtgtagtgtatgacCCCCGTGCCTCTCCTGTCTcaggtgtagtgtgtagtgtatgacCCCCGTGCCTCTCCTGTCTcaggtgtagtgtgtagtgtatgacCCCCGTGCCTCTCCTGTCTcaggtgtagtgtgtagtgcaTGACCCCCGTGCCTCTCCTGTCTcaggtgtagtgtgtagtgtatgacCCCCGTGCCTCTCCTGTCTcaggtgtagtgtgtagtgcaTGACCCCCGTGCCTCTCCTGTCTcaggtgtagtgtgtagtgcaTGACCCCGGTGTCTCTCCTGTCTCAGGTGTAGTGTATAGTGCATGACCCCTGTGCCTCTCCTGTCTcaggtgtagtgtgtagtgcaTGACCCCCGTGCCTCTCCTGTCTcaggtgtagtgtgtagtgcatgacccccgtctctctcctgtcccagGTGATCGTCATCCCGTGTGGGATCACGGCCTCCCTCTCTGAGGCGGACCGGGACGCCCTGCTGGCCCAGTGCTCCAAGTACATCTCCCTGCTGCAGAAGAGCGGCCTCCGAGTTCGGGCAGACCTGAGGGACAACTACTCCCCCGGCTGGAAGTTCAACCACTGGGAGCTGAAGGTACGAGAGAGACGCGCACGTatagcgtgtgtgcgtgcgcgcgtgcagAGGCACGGACAGGGgtgcactgttgcctcacagcaaggaggtcctgggttcgaatccccgtcggccggggcctctctgtgcagagtttgcatgttctccccgtgtttgcgtgggtttcctccgggtactccggtttcctcatgcaggttaggctgattggagagtctaaattgcccgtgggtatgagtgtgtgagtgaatgatgtgtgtgacctgtgatggactggcgacctgtccagggtgtattcctgcctttcgcccaatgtatgctgggattcagaagttttctattcatttaAACCATTGTGAATATGATAATATAGGTATATATATTGCCATGACCTTTAACATgagatgttgggcccttgagtgagGCACGTGAAAGGCACTGTGCACGTGAAAGGCACTGCGCCGGACTGTGCACGTGAAAGGCACTGTGCCGGACTGTGCACGTGAAAGGCACTGTGCCGGACTGTGCACGTGAAAGGCACTGTGCCGGACTGTGCACGTGAAAGGCACTGTGCCGGACTGTGCACGTGAAAGGCACTGCGCCGGACTGTGCACGTGAAAGGCACTGTGATGTAAAAGATTGCGATGTGTTCTCAGGGCGTGCCGGTGCGGTTGGAGGTGGGCCCTAAGGACCTGAAGCAGGGCCAGTGTGTGGCGGTGAGGAGGGACACAGGGGAGAAGATCATCCTGCCTGAGGCTGACACGGCCGGCCGGCTGCCACAACTGCTGGAGGACATCCAGAGCAATCTCTACCAGAGGTAGTGCTCCCTTATCTGTGTTTCTCatccgtctctgtctctgtctgtctgtctctgtctgtctctgtctgtctctgtctgtctctgtccgtctctctctgtctctctctgtctctctctctgtctctctctctgtctctctctctgtctctctctctgtctctctctctgtctctctctctgtctctctctctctgtctctctctctctctgtctctctctctctctgtctctctctctctctgtctctctctctctctgtctctctctgtctctctctctctgtctctctctctgtctctctctctctgtctctctctctctgtctctgtctgatcGGTCTCTTTCTCTGTCGGTCTCTGTCTATCACACTGTCTCTAtcccactgtctgtctctctccatctccctccctgccgacacgcgcgcatgcacacacacacacacacacacacacacacacacacacacacacacacacacacacacagctactgtGAGCTCTTGGGTCGGTTTCTGTGATGACGTGCGTTAACCAGACCATGCATCTGCTCTTCGCAGGGCGTCTGATGATCTGAAGAGCCACTTAGTGGTGGCAGACAGCATGGAGGACTTCCAGAAGCAGCTggaccagggcagggtgagTAGGGGAGGAACGGCCCGGCCGGGGACCTGTACCCGTGACCAACCCCAATCCCAAATCTTCCTCTCTGCCGGTTTTAGGCCTGATTTTCTACGACCTTTTAGCGTACATGAAACCTTTCAGCACATTACAGCTAATAACACAACAATGATTGTTGCAGAGCAAATGCCAGTGACCGATTACGGGACATGGTATTGCTTTTGTGTGCGCTAAAAGGATTTGCACAGACTAAAGGCCTTAAATCAATTAAATCAGGCCGTTAGATTCTTAGCTCAGTGTGGTCTGTTCTTCCTGCGGTCACGCAGTCGCTGTAGCTGTGGAACCTGGAGGACTGTGGCTCTTCCTCGTGAGGGGGTTTGCCAGCTCCAGTGCCGAACACCGTGCCTGTCCGCAGCATAATGTGAACGTGGCCTAACTGCCTGCTTTTGATCTGCTGCAGATCGTTCAGATCCCCTTCTGTGGAGTCATGGAGTGTGAGGACTGGATCAAGAAGACCACTGCCAagtaagcccccccccccccccccccccttcccccgcctctGTGACCCACACTCGCGTGCTGGGTCAACAATGTCGGAAAGTGTGCTGCTTGCGCTAAATGTATGCTTTCAACAAAGGACAAGCTTCAAATGGTCAAGATTGCTTGGTTAAGAACTGGTgtgttttgcatgtgtgtgtgtatgcctcgcTGGGTGCGTCCCAGTACTTCAAAAGattgtatcctcctttcctccgcttgtccacagcccccctccccctccacccccataCTTGGAGGATACATGTATCGGGATGCAccctctgtcagtgtgtgcacCACCCTAATTCTTCCCCCGCCTCCTTCCTGTCTCCCTCCACAGGGACCAGGACCTGGAGCCCGGCGCCCCCTCCATGGGAGCGAAGAGCCTGTGTATCCCCTTCCAGCCCCTGAAGGCTCTGTCCCTCGgccagatgtgtgtgtgcgggaagCAGCCCGCGCAGTTCTACACCATGTTCGGCCGGAGCTACTAAAGCCCCCTGCCCACCCCCTGTCTCTCAGGGCACATGCGTGCCGCTCCGCCTTCCGTACCTGCCCCTACAGAGAGGCCCAAACGCCCTCCTCCCTCTAACCGTAACTTTCCGTTTCCTCCAGTACGGAAACTGTGTGTGGTCGTTTTCTCTCCCTGTGGtacaccctctctcctctctgtctgtctgtctgtctgcccccccgccctgccACACTCAGGACTGTACAGCTGGAgctttggaaaggcacacacactcaagggAGCCGAAACACAAAATAAGCCTGGGGTATTTGGGGGGTTAGTTCTGATGCCTGTAATCCTGTAGCTGCAAGGCCCTAAGTTTCCTTGTGATAGGTGTATTGTCAAGAGAATAACACCAAGTTGACATTCagtaaaatgtattgcattgtGTAATTGAGCTGAAATGTAACCTTTTTTGGTTGTAaaactcacctgtaataaagaCTGGATTCTCAATACGTTGGgtttatttgtaattgaaatACAAAGCCTGCTTCTTTGTGCTGTAACTGACGTGTTCAGATATCTCATTATGACTCTTTTTTGCATTAAAAACCAGCTTTTCTCGCCCGTCTGTTCATTCATCATGAACAGTACGTTATGGTGTTGTATTAGCATGTGATTCAGATGGGTAACCCATTGTTTTGAATCTGTTACCGGGAGCGCTTTCTATCTGTCCTCGCCCTTTCCCGCTGTGACAAAATGGCTTTTAACGCACGGGAAGTAACCTGAACCTGTCTGAATATCAGCTGTTTAGCAGTGTGTGATGTAATAATGCTCCCAAATAAGAAGAAATACGTTATCTGAAAAAGTATAAAACCGCAATGTTCTTGGTAATATTTTAATCTCATAATTCTCTCCACCAAGCAAAGGTGTTGATTTTCAATTCTGGTAGCCTCTTGTGTATTTTCAAAACAACCTATGACACTGGCACAATGGCAGGTTTCATTCGTTTTAACATTCAAAAATTGGTTAATACCATCAGAGTAACCTTTATTTGACGCTTCCCCTTGTTTCCATCCAACTTGATTCTAAACAAGTTTCATTTCAATTGCAATGATCAAATCCATGTTAACGTTAATATAAACACGATGCTTTGTCACCTGTGCATTTGTAATGCTGTTTTTGGTGTTCTCAACACATTGTTTAACTAAACTTGCATATTGTAAACAGTCATTTTTACGCTGTGCGAGGTGGCTCCCGGGGATTGCCGGAGACACTGAGCGACTTCAGTGACGGCGGAATGGGGAGCTGTTGCAGGCTCTCCAGAAACGTTTCTGAGGGTAGGAGACGTATAACTTTTTGCATAGCGATAAGTGACAGTGGAGCCGGAGTCCCTCCAATCAGGTAGTTAAGTGTGTCCTCTCCAAGAACTTGTGTCCAGTAATCACGGTCTTCTTCGAGAGAGCCCTTCATTTTGAACCGTAACTCAGGAATGAACAAAAGCAAACTATCCAGGCATCGCCTCTTCTTTCCCAAGTCGACCTCGGTGTCCCTGAGCTGCGATAGTACCATGTCCAGCGGTGTTATTCCATTTCGGTCCTCTGCTTGCGGTGAGACTCCGTTGCTCAGTAACAGAATTATCGCGTCCAAGTGTAGGAGTTCGCACGCCAGGTGCAAAGGGGTCTTGCCGTCTTCTAGGTTGAACCTTCCCCCTAAACCGGCTGGGAGTGTGGGCACTTGATGCGTCATCTGCAGCATGCGTTTCAAAATTTCCCTCCTGTTGTACCGGACAGCCACGATAAAGTGTGGAACCGAAGCATGGACGTGGTAGAAGTACTGACTTGGCACGGTCAGTGCGTTCTCCGAGTAGCGCCTCAGTAGGTATTGTGCATAGGCTTGATGATCGTGCACGATGGCGTAAAGCAGGGCTTCAGAGGGAGTAAACGCTACGCGTCCCTGTGCGTCCCAGTAAAACGTTTCCATAATCCTCATGTCCTCGAGTTCCCATACAGGTTGGAGGTTCCGTATGGCTTGGTAGTAAACATAAGGGAGACATCTGTGTTGCCTGGTTTTGTTGTCCATTTGGTGCCTTGTCAACTTGCTCGTAGCCTATGACTCCTTAACATCATAAACCCAACAGAGGGAGTTATCGGTCCAAGTTGCTTGCGCACTGAGTGGATAAGGAAACCACGGCTTTATAAATACCCTGTTGATCGCGTTATGTTTCGTTTCCTTTGGAAAGAGCGTTTTCCTAAGAAAATGACGCCTATATTAAGTTGCCAGCTCCTTGGAATGTGCCCTCCTGTATCGAGCGTTACGTACATTCCCCGTTCCCTGCAGACTGGTCAGTGACGACAGTCGCATCGACATTTAAACATGTACGGCAGGGCATTTACATGGTAACAAGTGCCTATATTACATTGTTGCTATTGCGTCATGATCGCGTTGCTACGTTTTTAAGCAGTCACAGAACTACGTGTTTGTGCAGCAGTTGCAACGATTTCACGGTAATGCTA is a window of Conger conger chromosome 1, fConCon1.1, whole genome shotgun sequence DNA encoding:
- the LOC133125814 gene encoding ankyrin repeat domain-containing protein 9-like, producing the protein MDNKTRQHRCLPYVYYQAIRNLQPVWELEDMRIMETFYWDAQGRVAFTPSEALLYAIVHDHQAYAQYLLRRYSENALTVPSQYFYHVHASVPHFIVAVRYNRREILKRMLQMTHQVPTLPAGLGGRFNLEDGKTPLHLACELLHLDAIILLLSNGVSPQAEDRNGITPLDMVLSQLRDTEVDLGKKRRCLDSLLLFIPELRFKMKGSLEEDRDYWTQVLGEDTLNYLIGGTPAPLSLIAMQKVIRLLPSETFLESLQQLPIPPSLKSLSVSGNPREPPRTA